In a single window of the Raphanus sativus cultivar WK10039 chromosome 9, ASM80110v3, whole genome shotgun sequence genome:
- the LOC108834482 gene encoding uncharacterized protein LOC108834482 has protein sequence MDANSAEVLQGMSLGEDKSIIIPGDDDFCAMESGGRSILGRLLNPKRRNMGRMLRTMPKLWKVYDPVRGIALTKERFHFIFELETDIQMVLKKRFWTFDDWGMAMEQWVETSPPNYLETAAIRVRLRNLRGNYLTLKTIDAIADGIGHVKVTEFDWEKPLLQDYVRVQVVIDLNQPIGDKKSVTLPRGRVEYVDVEYERIKKKSYHCLRLSHEKQRCPLLQGSQNKGKGIVMPNTAVAPQATETKQHHVNLVDKLMPLLAPSIPPRFEPSSLVVEPEVFEHMRIYMNCADPEERSIKEERMRNTLQELSTDPIGQRSCLKLEGAPVLSKEMNKDRGRVFDFSRVQYEVAPDMSESSSRRLAGKKKLMKSRETTKTLRRVVEEMKVI, from the coding sequence ATGGACGCGAATTCAGCGGAAGTGTTGCAAGGTATGTCACTGGGTGAGGATAAATCTATCATCATTCCTGGCGATGATGATTTTTGTGCGATGGAGAGTGGAGGACGAAGCATATTAGGGCGTCTGTTGAATCCAAAGCGCCGGAACATGGGTAGGATGCTCAGAACGATGCCAAAACTCTGGAAAGTTTATGACCCTGTGAGAGGTATTGCACTAACTAAAGAAAGATTCCATTTCATATTTGAGCTGGAGACTGATATTCAGATGGTTCTCAAGAAAAGATTCTGGACGTTTGATGATTGGGGGATGGCGATGGAACAGTGGGTTGAAACTTCTCCTCCAAACTACCTTGAGACAGCTGCAATCCGGGTGAGGCTTCGCAACCTTCGGGGTAACTATCTCACATTGAAGACTATTGATGCTATTGCTGATGGAATAGGACATGTTAAGGTCACTGAATTTGATTGGGAGAAGCCACTGCTACAGGATTACGTCAGGGTCCAAGTTGTGATAGATCTTAATCAACCTATAGGGGATAAGAAATCTGTGACACTACCAAGAGGTAGAGTTGAATATGTGGATGTGGAATATGAGAGGATCAAGAAGAAGTCTTATCATTGCCTACGCTTATCTCATGAAAAACAAAGGTGTCCTCTGCTCCAAGGATCACAAAATAAAGGGAAAGGAATAGTGATGCCTAATACTGCAGTAGCTCCGCAGGCCACTGAAACTAAACAACATCATGTTAATCTTGTTGACAAACTTATGCCGCTCCTTGCTCCATCAATACCACCGAGGTTTGAGCCTTCTTCTTTAGTGGTGGAGCCCGAAGTCTTTGAACATATGAGGATATACATGAATTGCGCTGATCCAGAAGAGAGGAGTATCAAGGAAGAACGTATGAGAAATACTCTCCAGGAATTATCGACGGATCCTATTGGACAAAGGTCTTGTCTGAAGTTGGAAGGAGCTCCAGTACTTTCGAAGGAAATGAATAAAGACAGAGGAAGGGTGTTTGATTTCAGCAGAGTGCAATATGAGGTTGCCCCTGATATGTCTGAATCATCTTCTCGCAGACTAGCTGGGAAAAAGAAGCTAATGAAAAGCAGGGAGACAACGAAAACATTGAGAAGAGTGGTAGAAGAGATGAAGGTTATATGA